The DNA sequence tgtgtgctttaaatttttataatttaatattatctgtgGTTATTGATGTCTACTAATTATTTACCAagattgttaattatttcactttttttttaaatgacattaattaattaaaatctatatggatgatatattcaaaaatatattttgtacagaAAATTTTTTAGCTCTGTCTTTCTGCTTAAAGAAAAAGAGAGATTttgtaaagatatttttttaaatgggaatataattttttttttttaagttactaaaGCAATTAACAATCTCGGTCATAATTTATGatctaatataaatgaattttaagtaaaatcttttataagatGTTGAATTAATccacttttatattattcaacgATATACTGTTTAACAATtatagagtaaaaaaaaaaattaaaaggtgATTTGATGTAAATTAGTGCTTTTGTTGATCAACTATAACTGTTAAGTTATATAacgttaaatataatagttatttaaaccGGTTGTACACAATGGCACAAATAACTGTGACTAGTCATTGAATATACAGAAGAAATCGTTTTATACAACATCgggttaaattacaaattgattATAAAAGATTATCGGTTACTAAGATTGAATATTTAAGGTATTTTCGATGTTGTTATATCCGATTTCATCTGTAATTCAATGAAAGAGTGGATATTTGAGATCACGATTGACTGGAGTTTGAGATAAAGTGTTTCTATGTGAAgttgtgtttaaatttttaatttcacagaagttttacgtaaattacatattaagttttcatGTACATTGCATTCGTATGACATTCAGAAATATCTGACACATGGTGAATGTTTAGGCCATGAAAATTGTCTGCGAAATAAAAACACGACTTCCGTATTACTTAAGAgaaaagttgaaaaataaaaaaaatgtacacaaaatGTCGATATTCCCGAATGTCATACAAGAAAACCCGTGTTATTTAGCAcctgatgaaaaaatattaaatgtgaatTCTCGAAGTTACTATACAGTTCCTGAACATACCTTGTCATGTCACAACCAACACAACAACGTTCTCACACTCGCCGCTAGATGGCGCTCGCCACAGAGTTACGTCAACGCgccgatagatggcgctgtccTCAAACTGATTGTTACTTCAAAATATTGTACTCGTTCCGAGGAACACGAGGCTATGATACAAGATTAAGAAGTAACAATCCATATTTGTATTAGTAAGACATAAATGTGTTTAATGAGGCGAGTGGCGCCGCCTGGCGGCAGATGGCGGGCGGCGGGCCCGGGGGGCGCGCACTGTCAGCACTCGGCAGTCAGTAGAGTGTCACTGTCACTGTCACTGCGAGCGGGCGGGGGGCGGCACTACGACACGGAGATGACCTCGTGCGAGGGCCGGGTCTGCGCGGCGCGCGGCCACGACTGCGAGGTGAGCTGCCCCACGGACAGCGGGTTGTTGGCGTCGCGCGGGTTGGTGCCCACGGGGTGGCGCGGCGTGGGGTGTGCGGGGTGCGGCTGCGGGGCGTGCGCGGGGTGCGCGGGGTGCGCGGGGTCGGGCGCGGGCGAGGCGAGCGAGGAGAGCGCGCTGAGGCCGCCGGGGCTGGAGGCGGAGGTGGGGGGCGTGTCGGGCTCGGCGTCGCTGCTGGCGTCCGACAGCTCCTCCAGCTTCACGTCCTCATCGGAGCAGGGCGAGtgcgcgccccccgcgcccgccgagCCCCCCGCGGACAACCCCCCGCCGCCCCCCGCCGCCGCCAGCGCCTCCATGTAACGAACGCACTTTTTCTTCCGCCTGAAAATAACCGTCACCGAAGTGAGTAACATTTAAAGTGTTACGAAGTCGAACAGACTGAACCGATGTACTCCCTTTACATGTACATATTTCACCTGATCAGTCTATCTTCTTTATAACTCTATGCGACCGTTACGATTGCTCCGGTCCTTCTATGATAAGAATCcttagaattaaataatagttacGATACCACGAAAGTTCACAAATCTATAACAGAAACGTTGTAATAATCCGTTGTTGTAATCTTACCTTTTATCCATTgcaaaatgattattttcgtaacatttatttaaatatacattagtTTTTACACACTTTgcgtatttaataaaaacaaaaaaattgtaaaaacgtTAACTCGAGACAtgctaattattaaaaataacaaaaaaaatgatattactacatcaataatatcaaatgaAGGCAAACAGAAAACATCCGAACACTCATGCGACGCTAAAAAAACTCAATCAATAGAATTccgaataaagaaaaacatattaaaatgcgaaaataaaaatacaaacatcgacaaattaaaaaagcacaACTTTCTATTTTGATCAAAGCAGATTATTTTCGACAAAAGTCGATCAAAAACTCAAAGACGAAATTACGACCTTCCAACAAATCATCTATTAGATTAAATGAAACATCTATTAGATGAAATAGAAAAGTTATGGAAACCAatctactataaaaatatttgtaaactattaaaaaattaagcttttctagtttattttaataattcatggATCATTGTTTCACTTTGTAAtccaaaagttataaaaaaatatgacccAGTTACAAACAAAGGAAAATACTAATTCATAAACTTTCAATAAAGATAGTCTTTAAAAACTTGTCTATTAACGAAACAATTAACAAGATAACGAAAACATCatgcaatcaaaatatttaaaactaaaaataacattaaaaaccaaaaaaaaacaacaacaattaacaatatgttaaaCAACTAGCAACGACAAAAACAATGTTACAGTTAAACTGAGAATACTGCAAAACAATAAATCGGCTAAATCCATGCTACGACGTAACTGACCGTACTTCCTTCGGCGTTGGACCGGCACTAGAGGTTGACGTATGTGGGCTCCTGCGCGGGACTGCCCACTAGGCTGGCCCCGGGCAGTGGAGCCTCCGGCCGCAGCAGCCCTAGCCCTCCCGACACCATCACGCTACTTGACTCGGGACTGATGTCCATACAAACGCAATGCACCAACATAAAGTGGTGAAAGACAAATAAGTGAAGAttcaaagaaagaaagaatacATAATGTACCGGAGTTGAAAGTTGAATTAACAAAGATCGAGaaagaaaaatcaataaatgacGATGAAAGATAAAATAGCCAATAAAAGGCAAGAAAGAtgtgttaaaaagaaaaattgaaattgcAAAATTAGAACAAttagtttacatttcaataaaatcaaggcattaaagaaaatataataaaataacatttaaagataGAAATAGAATTTACAAGAAAAGTAAAATGGATGACCAAGAAAAAATGTTGGTaagtaaccaaaaaaaaaatacaacagcATCATTAGAAGAATGCAGCAATAAAAGATTAGACAGCAGAAATAATGAACacacaaatagaaaaataaacaattgtaagatataaaaaaaattcgagTCAAGTGGAGTTTGGTGTATATTTCGTTTCCGATCAatattcgattaaaaaaagttaccaATAGTGCCAGTCATCCAGCATTGATCCGTGAGAAGCGGCAATCATGAgtggaaaaaaacatttcgatAAGTATAAACATCGTCACATTAAATATCTCTGGTCGAGTCCCAAAAAAAATAAGCGAGCGAAATTCAGAAAATGTGTCAAGATTTTTTTGAAAGTTTCCTTCGACAAATGATTGCCTTCCCGCAGCCGATCTGGATTGCCGATGTTCTATTGCCTATTGTTTCACTACCACACTTTGTCTACTTTCAAAAAAATCTATTCCGTGTGCTGTCTACATCgattcaaacttatttctttgtgAAAAGACACATTTTCTGAATTATATTTGCTGCTTCGCCGTACACGAATCCTATTTGACCAGactcgtttttaattaaaccgaAACATTATATCAAcgttaatattatcaataacataaaatacaacaactactacagatttttttgaataacaataaaaaaaaactaataagagaaacaaaaaaaactgacgACTGGGCTCCTTTTGCCATGATATGTGAAGACGAAAAGATAAGCCAAGTCTTTCCACATAGAAACAATATCATTTTTGAAACGACAAACAAGTTATAGAAAAATTTTGATCAGGTTCAAGcgaaaaataatagaaaaaaaaaattgttttctaaatACGCACCTGCACGGTTTGCACCATTGGTTCTGTTGGTCGAGGCCGTACCTCGCCCGACATTTCTTCAAATTATTTCCTGGAAGTCCCACAGGAAGTTTGTTAGAACACGTAGCTGAATATAATTCATATGATATCGGCACATAACTACCAGgttgtttttataatcattaaatatggatatttaatagcaaattaaaactttaacggCAAATTAACGGTTCCACCGTGTGATGTGGGAAGTTGactttctaaaaataatgttaatcaAATTATCTGGTTTGAAAAGCtgcttttttaatacaaatcaaaTGCTCTTTACTCTGATCGTttagcaaaaataaatttactgtaAATCAAGTTGGAAGcgccttaaaaataatacatctaATACTACGAGTACAAACAAGCGTGCATGCAACAAACATCTACAAACACGTTAGTCTCATGCGGGAAAAGGGAAAGGGAGAAATAAAAGGGAACAACGGAAAAAcattggttttaaaaatagctCACTACTCGCTTTCGCTATCAAAAATGTGCTAACTACGTCATACGGAAAAACAAAACAGTCACAAATAAACATGACGCTTGTAAGCAAATTGAAGCAGAATAGGTTCTCcggaatcaaaataaatatgttgtttGGCCAGTATCATTGTACAGAACACCGCTGAAGCATCGGCAGCTCGTATCTATGCGGACgcgctcgccgccgccgctcTCCTACGCCCTCGCGTCCTCTCCGCTCTCATGCATACAATATGTCTCTACACCTTTGCATATTTCAATATCTCAAGAAGGCTGTCCCAGCCCGCACAGAGCTACCTCCCTGCGAAGCAATTACTCTAATGTTCAAATGTTGACGCATCATGGCGGCAAGGCCGGACTGGTGGCCGCCGGCGGAGCGGAGCGGAACAACAAAAACCGGGACAACCTTCGAAGGAGTGCCACTTACTCAGGATGATTCTcggtatatatatttatatagcgTTGTAATTAcagtaacaaaaaattatgtataaataaataaatgcgataaatagtaaataaaataagaaatgctGAATAATAAGTCTACAACCTGGACCCCTTCAACCATTATACATTCGGCAGTAACTACGCATGGTTGGCATCAAGTTCAAAGTAATTGAACTCTCGCGGGCCTGGGGACAGGGGACAGGGGTACGGGAGAGGAAGCAGCAGACGTCTCCGAGTTAATCCTTCATTAATTGACCTCATTTTTTAATGAGACGAAGCGCGTGTAGCGCATTCGTTGAGACGTCCGCTGTTCAGACCACGTGTCGGACTTTGGGTATCGTGACTGTGATATTGTGGGCAGCTCGGCTCCGGTGGATCCGGTGACAAGCGTGGTCTTCGCTGCGGGAGAGGAACGGGGAATGGAATGTGTGGAGCGTGGAGGGACGGCGACGGAGCGAAAGGCAGTACCTCCATCGGTTGTCTCCTGTTTTCGTTTCCTCTTCTTGCCCCTTTGCGTATTAGCCCTAGACGACCAATCGGGATAGAGTTGCATGTGCAGCTGGCGTTCTCGACGCGCCAACTCGTAATACTTGGCTTGCTCCTCCCGGCCGAGTGCGTGCCACTGTACCGTCAACGGCCAGCGAATATggaaagaaaagataaatgCACTTCGACGCGGCCCAAGCGGCTCGCCGTCCTATCCTGGTGCTAGAAAAACAGCCCGCTATACGCGTCCCCGCGGCAATTTTGATCCTAACCGGAATGAGAATGGCCAATTATGTTCCTCCCAGAACCTATTCTGCGGTCGAACGACGCGCCTAGACATAGAACAAACCAATGTTTCCGGGGTGAGGTGAGTGCGGTCACTCGACGTCTACAGTACAGTACACAACACGCAACAGCCGGCCGGCCGCTTTTCTAGCACGGCCCCGGGCGCACGACGGTGCACACGTACACACGCACACACGCACACTCATACGATACGGGACAGGCTCGGGTCGGGTCGGGTCGGCTCGGAACAGAGTCGTCGGAGTGACGCAAGCGGGCGTTAGTAGTGTTAGAGGAGCTCGCCGTCGGCGGGACTCGCGGGACTCGCGGGACGGGAGGGGGAGGTGAAGCGAGTGTACACAAGCGTCGACGTGACCCAGCCCCTTCACAGGTTACAGTTCCTAAGGTCCAATACCTCCCAATTCAGCGGGACCTCGGTCCTTTTTCCGCTTTTTCTTTTTGGAACCGTAACCGTAGTTGTCCCTGGCGCTCCACCCGGGGTATAGCTGCATATGGAGCTGTCTCTCTTGCCGCGCTTTCTCATAGTATTTTGCCTGCTCCTCGCGACTCAACGAATGCCACTGCGTATCGACACGGGTACACCACATTACGGGCGTGCTGCGCCGCTCGCGGCCGCCCAACGCGCGCCGCTCGTTGGACGCTCGCGAGCGGGCGCTCCACACTTGCTACTCTTGTGAGGAATGTCGCCTCGCGTTACGCCGTCGTTATTATTCAATGCATCTAGTTTGATGTGCGATACGGCGCCGGCTCGGGCGCGGCGCGGCATTGTCTCGCCGCCGATTTGTTTACTCGATGCCTCGCGAATCGTATTCCTTACAAGATTAACAATGACAATATCGCTTCTATACGAAACAAAACACAGAGTCAAgggtgaattttatttaattaaatcgtttGATTGGAATACTAAATGGCCAGTTTGACTTGGATACTGAGATatgaatttcaaaattaaaaataacattaataagatACGGTCGGTGTAATTTTTAGAGCGGGACTCACCCGTCTGCCGAGGATCTGGTTGATGGCGGCGGACTCCTTGAGCGTGCACTCAGCGACGACCTTGGCACGCATCTCCTTCATGTAGAGCATGAAGGCGTTGAGCGGCTTCTTGATGTGCGGCTTCTTGTTCTGCTCCTTGcctccgccgccgcccgcctcGTTTGCTTTCTCCCCGGAGCCTCCACCGCCGCTCTTCTCCGCCTGAGACCTGGAACCATCATAACtgctttttaaactttttgctTTACACGCTTTCTTTTATACAGACACTATGACTTTAAATTAACGACGACGGCACACAGCACGATGCttaaaatagttgaaaatttcattcatttaagcctaattttcaattttcgtCTGCCGACCGTACGAAGTAACGTGCTACAATAAGATATCGATGTATCAAGTATCTTTATCGGCGTCGATATCGATATGTTAATAGTGGTAGGTGTTAACGACACGCAGCCCGCGACAGGCGACGGGCGACGGCGACGGGTGACAGTAAACAAGCGCGCGTCCGGTTGGAAATAGACGCGGCGTTTCCGGCGGCCAGAGCCAGACGCGTGGTCGCGGTTATTGTAGATACGGACGGACATAAGGACAAACGACTGTCGACGAACTATAGGACATTTGTTTCtaatctttgt is a window from the Papilio machaon chromosome 23, ilPapMach1.1, whole genome shotgun sequence genome containing:
- the LOC106719867 gene encoding protein pangolin, isoforms A/H/I/S isoform X2, which encodes MPHAHSSSAASSGGDDLGSTDEVKVFKDEGDGEDEKRSSENLLEEKSSLIDWTESEEKSGEPYSGKLSVKSDLSPVFGKFEHHPASFNMGYLVTPYPYPNGGAHPLPVSMASKMGLPAGGGLSLFCPAGDLGQPPPAHMGIPPPYQLDSKLAGLARTPMYPFPGGTYPYPMLSPEMSQVAASWHTPSMYPISSAASGFRSPYPTSLPISSSSLSSELYRFSPTLGGGLGLGLSPALVPAPPSKVDLFSHHARSQAEKSGGGGSGEKANEAGGGGGKEQNKKPHIKKPLNAFMLYMKEMRAKVVAECTLKESAAINQILGRRWHSLSREEQAKYYEKARQERQLHMQLYPGWSARDNYGYGSKKKKRKKDRGPAELGGNNLKKCRARYGLDQQNQWCKPCRRKKKCVRYMEALAAAGGGGGLSAGGSAGAGGAHSPCSDEDVKLEELSDASSDAEPDTPPTSASSPGGLSALSSLASPAPDPAHPAHPAHAPQPHPAHPTPRHPVGTNPRDANNPLSVGQLTSQSWPRAAQTRPSHEVISVS
- the LOC106719867 gene encoding protein pangolin, isoforms A/H/I/S isoform X1, coding for MPHAHSSSAASSGGDDLGSTDEVKVFKDEGDGEDEKRSSENLLEEKSSLIDWTESEEKSGEPYSGKLSVKSDLSPVFGKFEHHPASFNMGYLVTPYPYPNGGAHPLPVSMASKMGLPAGGGLSLFCPAGDLGQPPPAHMGIPPPYQLDSKLAAGLARTPMYPFPGGTYPYPMLSPEMSQVAASWHTPSMYPISSAASGFRSPYPTSLPISSSSLSSELYRFSPTLGGGLGLGLSPALVPAPPSKVDLFSHHARSQAEKSGGGGSGEKANEAGGGGGKEQNKKPHIKKPLNAFMLYMKEMRAKVVAECTLKESAAINQILGRRWHSLSREEQAKYYEKARQERQLHMQLYPGWSARDNYGYGSKKKKRKKDRGPAELGGNNLKKCRARYGLDQQNQWCKPCRRKKKCVRYMEALAAAGGGGGLSAGGSAGAGGAHSPCSDEDVKLEELSDASSDAEPDTPPTSASSPGGLSALSSLASPAPDPAHPAHPAHAPQPHPAHPTPRHPVGTNPRDANNPLSVGQLTSQSWPRAAQTRPSHEVISVS